The genomic stretch TCAGCACTTTGGTTGAGGCCCATGGCCCAAAGTGAAAGAAAACCTTTGGCATCGCCGATGTAACTGGCAGCGAGCTGGATATCTTCTGCAGGGACTCCGCAGGTGGCTGCGGCTGATTCCAAGGTAGTTTCCATTACCAGTTCTTTGTAAGCGTCGAAGCCATCTGAATGGTTTTGGATGAAGTCCATATCAATGTCCCCGTTTTCGATCAAGCACCTGCCAATGGCCAAATAAAGCGTTTCGTCAGTGCCCGGATTGAGCTGAAGGTGAAGGTCTGCCAGTGAGCAGCTCTGTGTCACACGGGGATCCACGACAATGATTTTAGTGTCTGGGTTTTCTTCCTTGTGCTTTTCTACCCTTCTCCAGAGAATGGGATGGCACCAAGCGGGGTTGGCACCAGCCACCAAGAAACAATCTGCTAATTCGATGTCTTCATAGGCAATAGGGACACTGTCCTCGCCCAGTGTTTTGATATATCCCATAACCGCCGAGCTCATGCAAAGCCGGGAGTTGGTGTCGATATTATTGGTCTTCAGATAGCCTTTGGTGAGCTTATTGACCAGGTAATATTCTTCGGTAAGACACTGACCGGAGACATAGAAAGCTACAGCATCCGGTCCGTGTTTTTTGATGATTGACTTGAAAACCGCCGCCGCACGATTAAGGCCTGTGTCCCAGTCCACTCTTTCGAGCGGATGGGATTTGCCCCAGCGCATTTGTGGGTACTGCAGTCGGTCAGATTTGTCTTCGACCACGTAATGAAGGTTCATGCCCTTAGAGCATAGCATTCCGCGGTTTACGGGGTGATTAGGATCGCCTTCGACAGTGGTCCTTCCTTTATTGTCTTTGTTGACAATGATCCCGCAACCTACTCCGCAGTAAGAACAAGTACTTTTATAGCTTTCAGGTTTAGCCGTTGACATGGGATAGATGAGTTTACGTTAGCTTTTTACGTATTCAGGCTGAAGGTCTTTTTCGGAAAGAGATGCATCCATTTCGGTTTTGGCAGCTTTTTCATCTTCAGAAGAAAACCTTACCAATAGGGATACTGCACTGATGGCCGTTACGGAGATTCCCAGAATGGTCAGGGCTTCACCGTAAGAAACCCCTTCCATCTTAAAAAGAAACCCTGCAAAAACCGCCCCGGCATTGCCACCAGCGCCTACGATTCCAGAGATGGTGCCGATGGCTTTTTTATTGACAAATGGTACGACAGAGAACGTTGCTCCTTCTGCCATTTGGACAAAAAGGCTGAAAAGGATCATGGTGCCTATGGCCAGGGGCAGTACTGTCATCTGTGCAAATAGGGTAAGCGCAAGTCCTTCAATTAGCAATACAGCTCCCAAGAATCCTACGCGGCCTTTCAGTCCCCATTTGATGCCGGCTTTGTCCCCAAACATGCCGCCCACAGAGCGGGCAAAAAGGTTCATCAATCCAAATAATCCGGCAATCAGTCCGGCAGTTTTAAGGTCAAGCTTAAAGAAGTCGTGATAGTAAATGGCCGCGACATTATTAATGGTAAGCTCAATACCGAAACAAGCACCATAGATCAGGAACAGGGCCCATACCCGATGGTCAGAAATGGCTGCTTTGAATGCACCTTGGCCGTCTGCTTTTTTCTTTTTCTTATAATCAAGGTCTGCTTTGCTCAAATCACTGATATTCCCTTCTGGGAAGTCGGTAGTCCACTTGTAATAAGCAATTCCCGTGAAAATCATCGCAATACCTGGGATGACCATGGCATACCTCCAAGCTTGGGCATCGAGGTACCCAAGTGATAGGAAAAGTCCGAAGATCAAGGGCATGACCATCTGGGTCACACCACCCCC from Echinicola soli encodes the following:
- a CDS encoding MFS transporter; the encoded protein is MKQAVKKATSIRLLDFKTPQMRAFHLSWFAFFLCFFGWFGVAPLMTIVRDELDLTKSQIGNIIIASVSITVIARLMIGWLVDRIGPRITYTYLLILGSIPVMLIGLSNSYESFLLFRLAIGVIGSSFVITQYHTSVMFAPNVVGTANATSAGWGNMGGGVTQMVMPLIFGLFLSLGYLDAQAWRYAMVIPGIAMIFTGIAYYKWTTDFPEGNISDLSKADLDYKKKKKADGQGAFKAAISDHRVWALFLIYGACFGIELTINNVAAIYYHDFFKLDLKTAGLIAGLFGLMNLFARSVGGMFGDKAGIKWGLKGRVGFLGAVLLIEGLALTLFAQMTVLPLAIGTMILFSLFVQMAEGATFSVVPFVNKKAIGTISGIVGAGGNAGAVFAGFLFKMEGVSYGEALTILGISVTAISAVSLLVRFSSEDEKAAKTEMDASLSEKDLQPEYVKS